One window from the genome of Comamonas sp. lk encodes:
- the tldD gene encoding metalloprotease TldD, with protein sequence MISREPTIERLATARQLLLEPFGLDESHLFRALAEIRSHQVDDADLYFQYTRAEGWSLEEGIVKTGSFSIDQGVGVRAVSGEKTAFAYSDDISEASLLDAARTVRSISGATQSRRVKAGTPKIAKSRSLYPGLDPISTLDSTTKVELLGKVEKLARAKDPRVVQVMAGLASEYDVVLVARADGTLAADVRPLVRLSVTVIAEQKGRREVGSSGGGGRFGLAYFSDEQISQYVDEAVHAALVNLESRPAPAGVMTVVLGSGWPGVLFHEAVGHGLEGDFNRKGSSAFSGRIGQRVAAKGVTVLDDGTIADRRGSLNVDDEGHASQSNVLIEDGILKGYIQDSMNARLMGVKPTGNGRRESYAHIPMPRMTNTYMLGGDKDPQEIVASIKKGLYATNFGGGQVDITSGKFVFSASEAYWVENGKIQYPVKGATIIGSGPESLKHISMIGNDMRLDSGVGTCGKEGQSVPVGVGQPTLRIDGLTVGGTA encoded by the coding sequence ATGATCTCCCGCGAACCCACCATCGAACGCTTGGCTACGGCCCGTCAGTTGCTGCTAGAGCCTTTTGGCCTGGACGAATCCCATCTGTTCCGTGCGCTGGCTGAAATCCGCTCGCATCAGGTTGACGATGCAGACCTTTACTTCCAGTACACGCGTGCCGAAGGCTGGAGCCTGGAAGAGGGCATCGTCAAGACCGGTTCGTTCTCCATCGACCAGGGTGTTGGCGTGCGCGCCGTCAGCGGCGAGAAAACGGCATTTGCCTATTCCGACGATATTTCCGAAGCTTCGCTGCTGGATGCGGCACGTACCGTGCGCTCCATCTCCGGAGCCACCCAGTCGCGCCGCGTCAAGGCCGGCACGCCCAAGATTGCCAAGAGCCGTTCGCTTTACCCGGGTCTCGATCCCATCAGCACGCTGGACAGCACGACCAAGGTCGAGCTGCTGGGCAAGGTGGAAAAGCTGGCCCGCGCCAAGGACCCACGTGTGGTTCAGGTCATGGCCGGCCTGGCCAGCGAATACGACGTGGTGCTGGTCGCCCGTGCCGATGGCACGCTGGCCGCTGACGTGCGCCCACTGGTGCGTCTGTCCGTGACCGTGATCGCCGAACAAAAAGGTCGTCGTGAAGTGGGTTCTTCCGGTGGTGGCGGCCGTTTCGGTCTGGCCTATTTCAGCGATGAGCAGATCAGCCAGTATGTGGATGAAGCCGTGCACGCGGCCCTGGTCAACCTCGAATCGCGCCCCGCTCCGGCTGGTGTGATGACCGTGGTGCTGGGCTCGGGCTGGCCGGGCGTGTTGTTCCACGAAGCCGTGGGGCACGGCCTGGAAGGTGACTTCAACCGCAAGGGCTCCAGTGCCTTCAGCGGCCGTATCGGTCAGCGCGTGGCCGCCAAGGGCGTGACGGTACTGGACGACGGCACGATTGCCGACCGCCGCGGCTCGCTCAACGTGGATGATGAAGGCCATGCCAGCCAGAGCAATGTGCTGATCGAAGATGGCATTTTGAAGGGCTATATCCAGGATTCCATGAATGCCCGCCTGATGGGTGTCAAGCCCACAGGCAATGGCCGCCGCGAAAGCTATGCCCACATTCCCATGCCGCGCATGACCAACACTTATATGTTGGGTGGCGACAAGGATCCGCAGGAAATCGTGGCCTCCATCAAGAAGGGCTTGTATGCCACCAATTTCGGTGGCGGTCAGGTGGACATCACCAGCGGCAAGTTCGTGTTCTCCGCCAGCGAAGCCTATTGGGTGGAAAACGGCAAGATCCAGTACCCCGTCAAGGGCGCAACCATTATTGGTAGCGGTCCCGAGTCACTCAAGCACATCAGCATGATTGGCAATGACATGCGTCTGGATTCGGGCGTGGGCACTTGCGGCAAGGAAGGCCAGAGTGTTCCCGTGGGCGTGGGTCAGCCTACGCTGCGCATCGACGGTCTGACGGTCGGCGGCACGGCATAA